The nucleotide window TATCCGGGCGACCAGACTAGAACCGTCGTCTTCGCGGGGACGCCGCCGGAGGAGTTCGACCGGGTTCATCGTGTCGTCCGCGAAGCACAGCAAGCGGGCGTTGAGGCCGCCGAACCCGGCGTCACTGCCGAATCCGTGGACGAGGCAACCCGCGAGGTTATCGAATCCTACGGCTACGGCGAGCAGTTCATTCACCGAACCGGCCACGGAGTCGGCTTGGACGTTCACGAAGGGCCGTACATCGTTTCGGGGAACGACCTGCAACTCCAATCCGGGATGGTGTTCAGCATCGAACCCGGCGTCTACATCCCCGGCGAGTTCGGCGTCCGAATCGAGGATTTGGTCGTCGTTACGGAGGACGGCTGTGAACGATTGAACGATTCTCCCCGGACGTGGCAAGCGCTGTAGGATAGCTCTCGATTTGTGTCGGTCGCTCCTCCAGTCTCATTTCAAAAAATTCGCGAGCCTGCTAGAATCCGCTAGCAGTCGTTCGTGTCTTCGTCGTCAGTCGCTTCGTCGTCCTCGGAATCCGAGTCTTCGGCCGTGTCGTCCGAGCCATCGTCGTCGGTACTTTCATCCGAATCGTCGATCGTTTCTTCGTCGCTGTTGTCGGACTCTTCGCTGTCGTCCGTGTCGTTGCTATCGTCTTTCGGGGTCGTCGCGGAGTCGTCGGAGTCGTCCGTCGAGTCGTCGGTGTTGTCGTCAGACCCGTCGTCTGCGCCATCGTCGGAACCGTCACCAGCATCGCCATCCGAACCGTCGTCCGCGTTGTCGTCGGAGTCGTCGCTGTCGTCCGAATCATCGGAATCGTCGGTGTCATCCGAGTCATCGGAGCCGTTCGATTCATCGTCGCCGGGTGCAGTTGCACCCTGTTCGCTGTCGTCACCACCACTCTGCGTCGCCGTCACGATGCCGCCATCGTCGCGTAGTTCGACGATGTCCGGTTCTCCGTTGTAGAGAACGGTGCCGTCGTATCCGGCATTGTAGTCCGCATCGATTGTCGTCTCACTACCCGTTCCGACCGTTATCGACTCTCCCGGGTCGATACTCGTTCCATACGGGAACGAAAATCGTTCGTAGTTATCGCCGAACGAAACCGTCATTCCTGAGAGGTCATACGACTGGTCACCCTCGTTTTCGATGACGACGTACTCTCCCTCATCGTTGACCTCGGAGATGCCGAGGTCAAGCTCGGCGTATTGTGCGCTTACGAGATGGAATCCGGTTGCAGACAGTAGCAACGCGAACACCACCGCGATCACTGCACCACGTCCTTTCGATTTCATGATTTACTCTGTTAGGTGTGAACGTGCCGGAAATTTCATTTCGATGCACTGTAATTATTCGTTGTCTCGCGGTAATTCCGGCTCGTTCGTATGATAATCATGTTGTCGATTATATTTATATAATATTGGCCGAATAACAAATTATTCAGATTTGGAATATGATAATTGTGTGGGGTATATACTACTGTAATGATTCTTTCCCGAAGTTGAATTTAGAGGATATATCCGAAATTACAGTGGTCTCCGAGGAGTAACGACCGGCCCTTCCGGGCCGATTCCGACCGTCGCCTCGACGCCGAACACGTCGGCCAACAGCTCTTCGGTCACCACTTCGCTCGGCGGTCCCCAGTCGTACGGTTCGCCGTCCCGCAGGGCGACGAGGTTGTTGGCGTAGCGGGCCGCCTGTGAAATGTCGTGGAGGACGATGCCGATTGTCAGGTCTTCTTCCTGCGCGAGGGTTCGGACGACTTCCAGCACGCGAAGTTGGTGGCGCAAGTCGAGGTAGGTGGTCGGTTCGTCCAGCAGGAGAACGTCCGTATCTTGGGCCAACACCATCGCAATCCACGCGA belongs to Haladaptatus cibarius D43 and includes:
- a CDS encoding lamin tail domain-containing protein — translated: MKSKGRGAVIAVVFALLLSATGFHLVSAQYAELDLGISEVNDEGEYVVIENEGDQSYDLSGMTVSFGDNYERFSFPYGTSIDPGESITVGTGSETTIDADYNAGYDGTVLYNGEPDIVELRDDGGIVTATQSGGDDSEQGATAPGDDESNGSDDSDDTDDSDDSDDSDDSDDNADDGSDGDAGDGSDDGADDGSDDNTDDSTDDSDDSATTPKDDSNDTDDSEESDNSDEETIDDSDESTDDDGSDDTAEDSDSEDDEATDDEDTNDC